In the Gasterosteus aculeatus chromosome X, fGasAcu3.hap1.1, whole genome shotgun sequence genome, one interval contains:
- the ric3b gene encoding protein RIC-3b isoform X1, protein MAMSTFQKVTLATCLVLCVGLLLPKMLLSGGRKDAAEGSGRFPTMMQRQAAPEGRGQRAAGARAKTPEATARAKGGGAGAGTGGKSNLAGQIIPVYGFGILLYILYILFKITSKGNSKPSESRFSSVRSENKKRKISDFELVQLQDKLRETELVMEKIVSNVNHSPDRVKGVTADQEESLLQQLTEITRVMQEGKLVEDMAPESKNQDDWEGPGDYTEEPQQPWEHPPCCCHHGHQAEAERTGADGADPEDGGGGGGGDAADGAEDLSKEGESLDAEPESDSGHNDEAERTRGAGEELELTLKMTYATEQEEATETEASCGAVRRRNKRRRAKKASR, encoded by the exons ATGGCGATGTCAACCTTCCAGAAGGTGACGCTCGCGACGTGTCTCGTGCTGTGCGTCGGGCTGCTGCTTCCCAAAATGCTGCTATCCGGCGGGAGGAAGGATGCTGCTGAGG GTTCAGGTCGCTTCCCGACGATGATGCAACGCCAGGCGGCTCCGGAGGGCCGAGGCCAGAGGGCCGCGGGCGCCAGAGCCAAAACCCCCGAGGCCACAGCCAGGGCCAAAGGAGGCGGGGCGGGGGCGGGAACCGGGGGCAAGTCCAACCTGGCGGGACAGATCATCCCCGTGTACGGCTTCGGCATCTTACTCTACATCCTCTACATCCTGTTCAAG ATCACATCTAAGGGGAACAGCAAGCCTTCagagagcaggttttcttcggtTCGCTCAgagaacaagaagaggaagatcT CTGACTTTGAGCTGGTtcagctgcaggacaaactgagGGAGACGGAGCTGGTGATGGAGAAAATCGTTTCCAATGTCAACCACAGTCCCGACag GGTGAAGGGCGTGACGGCGGACCAGGAGGAgagcctcctccagcagctgacGGAGATCACTCGGGTGATGCAGGAGGGCAAGCTGGTGGAGGACATGGCACCAGAGAGCAAGAACCAGGACGACTGGGAAG GTCCCGGGGATTACACAGAGGAGCCTCAGCAGCCGTGGGAACAtcccccctgctgctgccaccACGGTCACCAGGCGGAGGCCGAGAGGACAGGAGCTGATGGAGCAGAcccggaggacggaggaggaggaggaggaggagacgctgctGATGGAGCAGAGGACCTGAGTAAAGAGGGGGAATCTCTGGACGCGGAGCCGGAGAGCGATTCAGGCCACAACGACGAGGCGGAGCGCACACGGGGAGCGGGAGAAGAGCTGGAGCTCACGCTGAAGATGACGTACGCgacggagcaggaggaggcgacGGAGACGGAAGCCTCCTGCGGCGCCGTCAGGCGgaggaacaagaggaggagagcaaagaaAGCCTCACGCTGA
- the psma1 gene encoding proteasome subunit alpha type-1, giving the protein MFRNQYDNDVTVWSPQGRIHQIEYAMEAVKQGSATVGLKSKSHAVLVALKRAQSELAAHQKKILHVDNHIGISIAGLTADARLLCNFMRQECLDSRFVFDRPLPASRLVSLIGSKTQIPTQRYGRRPYGVGLLIAGFDDMGPHIFQTCPSANYFDCKAMSIGARSQSARTYLERCMDKFSDSNLNDLVQHGLRALRETLPAEQDLTTKNVSIGIVGKDMEFVIYDDDDVAPFLEGLEERPQRKVAQPADEPAVAGEVPDEPMEH; this is encoded by the exons ATG TTTCGCAATCAGTACGACAACGACGTGACGGTATGGAGCCCGCAG GGCCGCATTCATCAGATCGAGTATGCCATGGAGGCCGTGAAGCAAGGCTCTGCAACTGTGGGACTCAAGTCCAAATCCCATGCAGTCCTGGTTGCTCTGAAG AGAGCCCAGTCTGAACTGGCTGCCCACCAGAAGAAGATCCTCCATGTTGACAACCACATCGGCATCTCCATTGCCGGACTCACTGCTGACGCCAGACTGCTTTG TAACTTCATGCGTCAGGAGTGCTTGGACTCGAGATTTGTCTTCGACAGACCCCTTCCTGCGTCACGTCTCGTCTCTCTTATTGGCAGCA AAACCCAAATCCCCACACAGAGGTATGGAAGGAGGCCTTATGGTGTTGGACTCCTCATTGCTGGCTTTGAT GACATGGGACCTCACATCTTCCAGACCTGCCCCTCAGCCAACTACTTTGACTGCAAAGCGATGTCCATCGGAGCGCGCTCCCAGTCCGCACGCACCTACCTGGAGCGATGCATGGACAAGTTCTCCGACT CTAATCTGAACGACCTGGTCCAGCACGGCCTCCGCGCTCTCCGAGAAACGCTCCCCGCCGAGCAGGACCTCACCACTAAG AATGTTTCCATCGGCATTGTGGGTAAGGACATGGAGTTCGTCATttatgacgatgatgatgtcgCCCCGTTCTTGGAGGGGCTGGAAGAGAGGCCACAGAGAAAG GTCGCCCAGCCCGCCGACGAACCTGCCGTTGCTGGAGAGGTACCCGATGAGCCGATGGAGCACTGA
- the LOC120809718 gene encoding calcitonin-1 isoform X1, with product MVMLKISAFLVAYALVICQMYCSQAAPARPVLESMSDRVTLTDYEARRLLNAIVKEFVQMTAEELEQQATEGNSMDRPITKRCSNLSTCVLGKLSQELHKLQTFPRTNVGAGTPGKKRSAPESDSYASYGETFDSI from the exons ATGGTGATGTTGAAGATCTCTGCTTTCCTCGTTGCCTACGCCCTGGTCATTTGCCAGATGTACTGCTCACAAGCCGCGCCTGCCAG ACCGGTTTTGGAGTCCATGTCAGACCGAGTCACGCTCACGGACTACGAGGCGCGAAGGTTACTCAACGCCATCGTCAAGGAGTTTGTGCAGATGAcggcggaggagctggagcagcaggCGACCGAAGGAAACAG CATGGACAGGCCCATAACCAAGCGGTGCTCCAACCTCAGCACCTGTGTGCTGGGCAAACTGTCTCAGGAGCTGCACAAGTTGCAGACGTTCCCCCGCACGAACGTGGGAGCCGGAACGCCCGGCAAGAAGCGCAGTGCGCCTGAGAGCGACAGCTATGCAAGCTACGGCGAGACGTTTGACAGCATCTAA
- the ric3b gene encoding protein RIC-3b isoform X2 gives MAMSTFQKVTLATCLVLCVGLLLPKMLLSGGRKDAAEGSGRFPTMMQRQAAPEGRGQRAAGARAKTPEATARAKGGGAGAGTGGKSNLAGQIIPVYGFGILLYILYILFKITSKGNSKPSESRFSSVRSENKKRKISDFELVQLQDKLRETELVMEKIVSNVNHSPDRVKGVTADQEESLLQQLTEITRVMQEGKLVEDMAPESKNQDDWEEEPQQPWEHPPCCCHHGHQAEAERTGADGADPEDGGGGGGGDAADGAEDLSKEGESLDAEPESDSGHNDEAERTRGAGEELELTLKMTYATEQEEATETEASCGAVRRRNKRRRAKKASR, from the exons ATGGCGATGTCAACCTTCCAGAAGGTGACGCTCGCGACGTGTCTCGTGCTGTGCGTCGGGCTGCTGCTTCCCAAAATGCTGCTATCCGGCGGGAGGAAGGATGCTGCTGAGG GTTCAGGTCGCTTCCCGACGATGATGCAACGCCAGGCGGCTCCGGAGGGCCGAGGCCAGAGGGCCGCGGGCGCCAGAGCCAAAACCCCCGAGGCCACAGCCAGGGCCAAAGGAGGCGGGGCGGGGGCGGGAACCGGGGGCAAGTCCAACCTGGCGGGACAGATCATCCCCGTGTACGGCTTCGGCATCTTACTCTACATCCTCTACATCCTGTTCAAG ATCACATCTAAGGGGAACAGCAAGCCTTCagagagcaggttttcttcggtTCGCTCAgagaacaagaagaggaagatcT CTGACTTTGAGCTGGTtcagctgcaggacaaactgagGGAGACGGAGCTGGTGATGGAGAAAATCGTTTCCAATGTCAACCACAGTCCCGACag GGTGAAGGGCGTGACGGCGGACCAGGAGGAgagcctcctccagcagctgacGGAGATCACTCGGGTGATGCAGGAGGGCAAGCTGGTGGAGGACATGGCACCAGAGAGCAAGAACCAGGACGACTGGGAAG AGGAGCCTCAGCAGCCGTGGGAACAtcccccctgctgctgccaccACGGTCACCAGGCGGAGGCCGAGAGGACAGGAGCTGATGGAGCAGAcccggaggacggaggaggaggaggaggaggagacgctgctGATGGAGCAGAGGACCTGAGTAAAGAGGGGGAATCTCTGGACGCGGAGCCGGAGAGCGATTCAGGCCACAACGACGAGGCGGAGCGCACACGGGGAGCGGGAGAAGAGCTGGAGCTCACGCTGAAGATGACGTACGCgacggagcaggaggaggcgacGGAGACGGAAGCCTCCTGCGGCGCCGTCAGGCGgaggaacaagaggaggagagcaaagaaAGCCTCACGCTGA
- the LOC120809718 gene encoding calcitonin gene-related peptide 1 isoform X2, whose protein sequence is MVMLKISAFLVAYALVICQMYCSQAAPARPVLESMSDRVTLTDYEARRLLNAIVKEFVQMTAEELEQQATEGNSSVTAQKRACNTATCVTHRLADFLSRSGGMGNSNFVPTNVGAKAFGRRRRSIQM, encoded by the exons ATGGTGATGTTGAAGATCTCTGCTTTCCTCGTTGCCTACGCCCTGGTCATTTGCCAGATGTACTGCTCACAAGCCGCGCCTGCCAG ACCGGTTTTGGAGTCCATGTCAGACCGAGTCACGCTCACGGACTACGAGGCGCGAAGGTTACTCAACGCCATCGTCAAGGAGTTTGTGCAGATGAcggcggaggagctggagcagcaggCGACCGAAGGAAACAG CAGCGTTACAGCACAGAAGCGAGCGTGCAACACGGCGACCTGCGTGACCCACCGCCTGGCTGACTTCCTGAGCCGGTCGGGGGGAATGGGCAACAGCAACTTTGTCCCCACCAACGTTGGCGCCAAGGCCTTTGGCAGGCGGAGGAGAAGCATCCAGATGTGA
- the LOC120809675 gene encoding rhombotin-1: protein MVLDKEESVSLVSLQSREKPRGCAGCNGRIRDRFMLQALDRYWHEDCLKCACCDCRLGRLGSTLYTRANLILCRRDYLRLFGVTGNCAACSKLIPAFEMVMRARDNVYHLDCFACQLCRQRFCVGDRFFLKNNMILCQLDYEGGRLDGSAERQPQ from the exons ATGGTGCTGGACAAGGAGGAGA GCGTGTCCCTCGTGTCCCTCCAGTCCAGGGAGAAGCCGAGGGGCTGCGCCGGCTGCAACGGGAGGATCCGGGACCGCTTCATGCTGCAGGCCTTGGACAGGTACTGGCACGAGGACTGCCTCAAGTGCGCCTGCTGCGACTGCCGCCTGGGCCGGCTGGGCTCCACCCTCTACACCCGGGCCAACCTCATCCTCTGCCGCAGGGACTACCTGAG GCTCTTCGGGGTGACGGGGAACTGTGCGGCCTGCAGTAAGCTGATCCCTGCCTTTGAGATGGTGATGAGAGCCAGAGACAACGTCTACCATTTAGACTGCTTCGCCTGTCAGCTCTGCCGCCAGAG GTTTTGCGTGGGAGACAGGTTTTTCCTCAAGAACAACATGATCCTGTGCCAGCTGGACTACGAAGGAGGACGTCTCGACGGCAGCGCGGAGCGGCAGCCGCAGTAG
- the LOC120809718 gene encoding calcitonin gene-related peptide 1 isoform X3: protein MVMLKISAFLVAYALVICQMYCSQAAPARPVLESMSDRVTLTDYEARRLLNAIVKEFVQMTAEELEQQATEGNSVTAQKRACNTATCVTHRLADFLSRSGGMGNSNFVPTNVGAKAFGRRRRSIQM from the exons ATGGTGATGTTGAAGATCTCTGCTTTCCTCGTTGCCTACGCCCTGGTCATTTGCCAGATGTACTGCTCACAAGCCGCGCCTGCCAG ACCGGTTTTGGAGTCCATGTCAGACCGAGTCACGCTCACGGACTACGAGGCGCGAAGGTTACTCAACGCCATCGTCAAGGAGTTTGTGCAGATGAcggcggaggagctggagcagcaggCGACCGAAGGAAACAG CGTTACAGCACAGAAGCGAGCGTGCAACACGGCGACCTGCGTGACCCACCGCCTGGCTGACTTCCTGAGCCGGTCGGGGGGAATGGGCAACAGCAACTTTGTCCCCACCAACGTTGGCGCCAAGGCCTTTGGCAGGCGGAGGAGAAGCATCCAGATGTGA